A DNA window from Camelina sativa cultivar DH55 chromosome 17, Cs, whole genome shotgun sequence contains the following coding sequences:
- the LOC104758459 gene encoding myrosinase 4-like: MQKTKTLEPVEDKKKFTKSSNMVIQKTQYTIAIFVFLFAVSSCEKYCTTECQAKEPFHCNNTLTFNRTSFAKNFTFGVATSAYQVEGSAHRALNGWDYFTHRYPEKVPDHSTGDHACNSYELYKDDVKLLKRMNVQAYRFSIAWSRVLPKGRLIGGVDENGITYYNNLINELKANGIEPFVTIFHWDTPQTLEDEYGGFLSPRIVEDFKNYAELLFQRFGDRVKFWITLNQPYSYAVKGYGDGSYPPGRCTDCEAGGDSGTEPYIVAHHQILAHAEAASLYRKRYQKSQGGKIGTTLIGRWHVPLNETSNLDKDAAKRAFDFAVGWFMDPLVYGKYPKTMREMVGDRLPEFTHHESALVKGSLDFLGMNYYLTRYTTDGPPPNPTNLNVLTDAQTNIGMYRDGIPIGVQADSFVYYPPGLRQMMNHIKNHYKNPLTYITENGASDLDAGNVTHSKALADHGRIQLHCSHLSCLKCAIGDGCNIAGYFAWSLMDNYEFGNGYTLRFGMNWVNFTNPADRQEKDSAKWFARFNDIKRKLPHM; this comes from the exons atgcAAAAGACAAAGACTCTAGAACCCGtcgaagacaaaaaaaaatttacaaaatcctCAAACATGGTAATTCAAAAAACACAGTACACTATAGCCatctttgtctttctctttgCCGTATCGAGCTGCGAAAAATATTGCACTACAGAATGCCAGGCCAAAGAACCATTCCACTGCAACAATACTCTTACGTTCAACCGAACTTCATTTGCCAAAAATTTCACATTTGGTGTTGCTACTTCTGCATATCAG GTTGAAGGTTCTGCACATAGAGCACTTAATGGATGGGACTATTTCACTCATAGATACCCAG AAAAAGTTCCAGATCACAGTACAGGAGATCATGCCTGTAATTCGTATGAGCTTTACAAG GATGATGTCAAATTATTGAAAAGAATGAATGTTCAAGCATACCGATTCTCAATAGCATGGTCAAGGGTCTTACCAA AGGGGAGACTTATTGGGGGAGTGGACGAGAATGGGATAACATACTACAACAATCTCATTAACGAGTTGAAAGCAAATG GCATAGAACCATTTGTGACTATATTTCATTGGGATACTCCCCAGACTCTAGAAGACGAATATGGAGGCTTCTTAAGCCCACGTATAGT GGAGGACTTCAAGAACTACGCTGAGCTTCTATTTCAAAGATTCGGAGACCGAGTCAAATTCTGGATCACTTTAAATCAACCCTACTCCTACGCAGTCAAAGGATATGGGGATGGATCATATCCTCCAGGACGGTGCACTGACTGTGAAGCTGGAGGAGATTCTGGAACCGAACCTTATATAGTTGCACATCACCAAATTCTAGCTCATGCAGAAGCTGCATCTTTATACCGAAAAAGAtatcag AAATCTCAAGGTGGTAAGATAGGAACAACCTTGATCGGGAGATGGCACGTCCCACTAAACGAAACTAGCAATCTTGACAAGGATGCTGCAAAACGAGCATTTGATTTTGCAGTTGGATG GTTCATGGATCCATTGGTGTAtggaaaatatccaaaaacaatgAGAGAGATGGTAGGAGATAGGTTGCCAGAATTCACACATCATGAATCAGCTTTAGTTAAAGGATCACTTGATTTTCTAGGGATGAACTATTACCTTACACGATATACAACTGACGGACCTCCTCCGAATCCGACAAACCTTAATGTTTTAACAGATGCACAAACTAATATTGGAA TGTATCGCGATGGCATTCCTATCGGTGTTCAG GCTGATAGCTTCGTCTACTATCCTCCAGGACTCCGTCAGATGATGAACCATATcaaaaatcattacaaaaatcCACTTACCTATATCACCgaaaatg GTGCTTCTGATCTTGATGCCGGAAACGTAACGCATTCAAAGGCTCTTGCCGATCATGGGCGAATTCAATTGCATTGTAGCCATCTTTCTTGTCTCAAATGCGCCATCGG ggatgGATGCAACATAGCAGGATATTTTGCATGGTCATTGATGGACAACTACGAGTTTGGAAATGGTTACACTCTCCGGTTTGGTATGAATTGGGTCAACTTCACTAATCCTGCTGATCGACAAGAAAAAGATTCTGCAAAGTGGTTCGCTAGGTTCAACGATATTAAGCGGAAGCTACCACATATGTAA
- the LOC104758460 gene encoding ABC transporter G family member 12-like, which yields MEVESTSNGQRPPHPAEIGRGAYLAWEDLTVVIPNFTGGPTRRLLDGLNGHAEPGRIMAIMGPSGSGKSTLLDSLAGRLARNVIMTGNLLLNGKKARLDYGLVAYVTQEDILMGTLTVRETITYSAHLRLSSDLSKEEVNGIVEGTIIELGLQDCADRVIGNWHARGVSGGERKRVSVALEILTRPQILFLDEPTSGLDSASAFFVIQTLRNIARDGDRTIVSSIHQPSSEVFALFDDLFLLSSGETVYFGESKFAVEFFAEAGFPCPKKRNPSDHFLRCINSDFDTVTATLKGSQRIRETPATSDPLMNLATSEIKARLVENYRRSVYAKSTKSRIRELASMEGHHSMEVRKGSEATWFKQLRTLTNRSFVNMCRDIGYYWSRIVIYIVVSFCVGTIFYDVGHSYTSILARVSCGGFITGFMTFMSIGGFPSFIEEMKVFYKERLSGYYGVSVYIISNYVSSFPFLVAISLITGSITYNMVKFRPGVSHWAFFCLNIFFSVSVIESLMMVVASLVPNFLMGLITGAGIIGIIMMTSGFFRLLPDLPKVFWRYPISYMSYGSWAIQGAYKNDFLGLEFDPMFAGEPKMTGEQVINKIFGVQVTHSKWWDLAAIVLILVCYRILFFIVLKLKETAEPALKAIQAKRTMKSLKRRPSFKKVPSLSSISRRHQPPHSLSSQEGLTSPIH from the exons ATGGAAGTAGAGAGTACGAGCAATGGCCAGCGTCCACCGCATCCGGCTGAGATTGGTCGTGGTGCGTACTTGGCGTGGGAAGATTTGACGGTGGTTATACCAAACTTTACTGGTGGTCCGACTCGAAGGTTGCTCGATGGATTAAACGGTCACGCTGAACCCGGTCGGATCATGGCCATTATGGGTCCTTCCGGATCCGGCAAGTCCACGCTTCTTGATTCTCTCGCAG GTAGACTCGCAAGAAACGTGATCATGACTGGTAATCTTCTATTGAATGGGAAGAAGGCAAGACTAGATTACGGCCTCGTC GCTTATGTAACACAAGAGGACATTTTGATGGGGACACTAACGGTTAGAGAGACAATAACATACTCAGCACATCTAAGGCTTTCAAGTGATTTGTCCAAAGAAGAAGTCAATGGCATTGTTGAAGGAACTATAATTGAGCTTGGTCTTCAAGATTGTGCAGACAGAGTCATAGGTAACTGGCACGCTAGAGGAGTGAGTGGTGGCGAGAGGAAACGTGTCAGCGTTGCGTTGGAGATCTTAACGCGGCCGCAGattctgtttcttgatgaaCCAACTAGTGGTTTGGACAGTGCTTCTGCTTTCTTTGTGATTCAAACGCTAAGGAACATTGCTCGGGATGGGGATAGAACCATTGTTTCGTCGATTCATCAGCCTAGTAGCGAAGTTTTCGCTCTCTTTGATGATCTTTTCTTGCTCTCTAGTGGTGAGACTGTTTATTTTGGTGAATCCAAGTTTGCTGTTGAG TTCTTTGCTGAAGCGGGGTTTCCTTGCCCGAAGAAACGTAACCCTTCTGATCATTTCCTAAGATGTATAAACTCAGATTTTGATACCGTTACAGCTACACTCAAAGGATCTCAGAGGATTCGA GAGACACCAGCTACATCAGATCCTTTAATGAATCTAGCAACGTCTGAGATCAAAGCTAGACTGGTTGAGAATTACCGTCGTTCAGTCTACGCGAAATCCACAAAATCTCGGATCCGTGAATTAGCTAGCATG GAAGGACATCATTCGATGGAAGTGAGAAAGGGAAGCGAAGCGACCTGGTTTAAACAGCTACGAACTTTGACAAACAGATCATTTGTGAACATGTGCCGCGATATTGGATACTACTGGTCAAGAATTGTGATCTACATTGTGGTATCATTCTGTGTCGGAACCATCTTTTACGATGTAGGACACAGCTACACATCGATCTTGGCTCGTGTTTCTTGTGGTGGATTCATTACAGGTTTTATGACGTTCATGTCCATTGGAGGGTTTCCTTCTTTCATTGAAGAAATGAAAGTGTTCTATAAAGAGAGGTTGAGTGGTTACTACGGCGTTTCGGTTTACATCATATCGAATTACGTCTCTTCCTTCCCGTTCTTGGTAGCGATTTCGCTCATCACAGGGAGTATTACTTACAACATGGTGAAATTTCGTCCTGGAGTCTCGCATTGGGCTTTCTTTTGTCTTAACATATTCTTCTCTGTCTCGGTCATTGAGAGTCTCATGATGGTTGTAGCTTCTCTTGTTCCAAACTTCTTGATGGGTCTAATCACTGGAGCTGGTATCATT GGAATCATCATGATGACTTCTGGATTCTTCCGTCTACTTCCTGATCTTCCAAAGGTTTTCTGGCGTTATCCGATTTCCTACATGAGCTATGGTTCTTGGGCAATTCAG GGAGCATACAAGAACGATTTTCTTGGTCTAGAGTTTGACCCAATGTTTGCGGGGGAACCCAAGATGACAGGAGAGCAAGTGATAAACAAGATATTCGGAGTGCAAGTCACACATTCTAAGTGGTGGGACTTAGCAGCGATCGTGTTGATCCTTGTATGTTACCGCATTCTCTTCTTCATAGTCTTGAAGCTCAAGGAGACAGCAGAGCCGGCACTGAAAGCGATTCAAGCAAAGAGAACGATGAAGAGTCTCAAAAGGAGACCTTCTTTCAAGAAAGTTCCATCTCTATCTTCAATATCAAGGAGACACCAACCTCCACACTCACTTTCTTCTCAAGAAGGTCTTACCTCTCCGATTCATTAA
- the LOC104758461 gene encoding RNA-binding protein 8A-B-like isoform X2, whose protein sequence is MANIESEAIDFEPEEDDLMDEEGTAVDAADVSPRAGHPRLKSAIAGANGESAAQKKTKGRGFRDERDSDRQRRLSSRDFESLGSDGGHGPQRSIEGWIILVAGVHEEAQDDDLSTAFGDFGEIKNLHLNLDRRTGFVKGYALIEYEKKEDAQKAISAMNGAELLTQNVSVDWAFSSGPTHGGSHWRKNQRSGRSQRSRSPRRRY, encoded by the exons ATGGCGAACATAGAATCAGAAGCAATCGATTTCGAGCCTGAGGAGGATGACCTTATGGATGAAGAAGGTACAGCAGTTGACGCCGCCGATGTTTCTCCACGCGCGGGACACCCGAGGCTTAAGTCGGCTATCGCCGGAGCAAACGGCGAATCAGCGGCGCAGAAGAAGACTAAAGGCCGTGGGTTTCGCGACGAGAGAGATTCCGATCGTCAGCGCCGTCTTTCCTCACGCGATTTCGAATCACTCGGCTCTGACGGCGGTCATGGTCCACAGCGAT CCATTGAAGGATGGATTATTTTGGTCGCTGGAGTTCATGAGGAGGCACAGGACGATGATCTATCCACTGCTTTTGGTGATTTTGGGGAGATAAAGAATCTACATCTCAATCTCGACCGTCGTACTGGTTTTGTCAAG GGCTATGCTTTGATAGAatatgagaagaaagaagatgcaCAGAAGGCGATATCAGCAATGAATGGCGCTGAGCTTCTAACACAGAATGTCAGTGTTGACTGGGCATTCAGCAGTGGCCCCACTCATGGTGGATCTCACTGGAGAAAAAACCAGAG GTCTGGGAGGTCCCAGCGTTCACGAAGCCCGAGAAGACGTTACTAA
- the LOC104758461 gene encoding RNA-binding protein 8A-B-like isoform X1, which yields MANIESEAIDFEPEEDDLMDEEGTAVDAADVSPRAGHPRLKSAIAGANGESAAQKKTKGRGFRDERDSDRQRRLSSRDFESLGSDGGHGPQRSIEGWIILVAGVHEEAQDDDLSTAFGDFGEIKNLHLNLDRRTGFVKGYALIEYEKKEDAQKAISAMNGAELLTQNVSVDWAFSSGPTHGGSHWRKNQRSGRSQRSRSPRRRY from the exons ATGGCGAACATAGAATCAGAAGCAATCGATTTCGAGCCAGAGGAGGATGACCTTATGGATGAAGAAGGTACAGCAGTTGACGCCGCCGATGTTTCTCCACGCGCGGGACACCCGAGGCTTAAGTCGGCTATCGCCGGAGCAAACGGCGAATCAGCGGCGCAGAAGAAGACTAAAGGCCGTGGGTTTCGCGACGAGAGAGATTCCGATCGTCAGCGCCGTCTTTCCTCACGCGATTTCGAATCACTCGGCTCTGACGGCGGTCATGGTCCACAGCGAT CCATTGAAGGATGGATTATTTTGGTCGCTGGAGTTCATGAGGAGGCACAGGACGATGATCTATCCACTGCTTTTGGTGATTTTGGGGAGATAAAGAATCTACATCTCAATCTCGACCGTCGTACTGGTTTTGTCAAG GGCTATGCTTTGATAGAatatgagaagaaagaagatgcaCAGAAGGCGATATCAGCAATGAATGGCGCTGAGCTTCTAACACAGAATGTCAGTGTTGACTGGGCATTCAGCAGTGGCCCCACTCATGGTGGATCTCACTGGAGAAAAAACCAGAG GTCTGGGAGGTCCCAGCGTTCACGAAGCCCGAGAAGACGTTACTAA